In the Ferrimicrobium sp. genome, GCGAGGTCGAGTCGTCCTGTTGGCTGGATGTATCGGAGCCGTACTTTTTGCTGGGGTGAACGCAGACACGGTTCGTGTGCTCAATGCCGAGAGGATCTCGGTGATCGTGCCACGGGAGCAGGGGTGTTGCGGCGCACTTGCCTCGCACGCGGGCCGTCGTCGGTCAGCGAGACGACACGCGTCGGCGTTGATCGCTGCTCTTGACGTTGGAGGCGTTGACGCGATTGTCACCAATTCGGCTGGGTGTGGAGCGATGATGAAGGACTATGGTGAGTTGCTTGATGGTGACCCGCTCGCGGCGCGCTTCGCCGATCAGGTGGTTGATGTCATGGAGTACCTTGCGCGTTTCGAACCCGTTGGTCACTACATGACCATGGATCGCTCCATCCTTTATCAGGAGCCGTGCCATCTCGCTTTTGCCCAGGGGATCAGACAAGATCCCATCAACGTCCTTGCGCGCATCAGCGGCCTCGAGGTTGAGGTGGTGGGTGGACCCAATTGCTGTGGCGCCGGCGGTCTCTATTCGATCATGCAGCCCGATCTGGCTCGCCAGGTCGGTGAGGCTAAACGCGATGCAATCCTCGCGACCGGTAGGGATCTGATGGTCTCTGCCAACCCAGGTTGTGCGATCCAGCTGGGTTCGTTGCTCGGTGACGAGGTTCAGGTCACACATCCGATATCGCTCATGGCTGAGGCGCTCGGAGTATGAGCGCTCGGCTGCGAGTCACCGTTGAACTGGGCCATGTAACACCGGAGGTGATTGAGTTGCGTGCGCGCATCCTGCGAGCTGGACAGGATCGTTCCACCGCGTACTTTCCAGGCGACGAGGCACCCGATGCGCTCCACGCACTCGCCTGGCATGATGGCGAGGTAGTCGGCGTTGGCAGCCTTATTCCAGAGGCCTACGAGCATCAAATGGCACGTCGACTGCGCGGTATGGCCGTTGAGGGATCGTATCGGGGCCTTGGGGTGGGCTCGGCCATCCTGGAGGTGTTGCTCGGTCTTGACCCCGGGTCAGAGCCTGACGCTACGCGTCGAAACCGAGTGGAGCTGGTTTGGTGTCTTGCGCGGGTGCGAGCGCGTAGTCTGTATGAACGGTATGGGTTTGTGGTCGTGGGGGATGAGTTTGTGATCGAGCCGATAGGGCCCCATGTTCGAATGGTACGCCAACCGCGATGAGGCGATTGTCTGACACGCTGGAGTTGGTGCGTAGCCAGATGGTCGAGCTAATCGACGTTCGTCTTGGTGAGCTCTTTGTACAGCTTGGGGAGCTAGACGATGTCGATACACTCAGCCTTGAGCTGGTCGCCGGGACCTGGCTGATGAGGATGAAGATGCACTGGCTGCTCGATCAAGATGACGATGAGGTGATCGAGGACGAGGAGCTGGACCGTGCCCTTGAGGGGATTCTTCTCGGGTTGGTCGAGAAGGCGATCTACGCATCGGCGTCCAAAGCGATGCGTACCCGTCTTGAAGCCACCGCCGCGACGCTCCCGGTGTCGCTCGAGGCGTCCGAACTTGTCGAGGATCGCGACTCTTCGGTGGTGTTTGCATCCTCCGAGCTTGGCGAAGCCATCGCACGGGCCCTCGCACGGGCATCCGCTAGTGCTGAGGCTGGACCGACGCCGCTTGAACGCTCCTCGGTGGACGTGGTGGGCATCGGACTCAACTTTTTGGCTCGCCTCGAGCGCATGTCCTCCTTTAGTGCCATGATCGCAGGGGCTTCAGGCGTTGAAGTGATTGTCAGCTTCGTGATTCTGCTCGAAGCCCATGCTTTTGGGGCAATTGGCTTAGCCCAAGTCGGTGATGACATCGAGGTTGCGGTCCTTGATGCCGGGCGTCTGGGTTTGGTAACGGAGATGGTTCGTACCCTTGGTTGAGCGTGACTTTTTAGAGCTTGGCCCCGAACTCGATGATGAGGCGGTATCGGCATCGGTTAAGGCGGCGGCACGAGTGATCGAAGGGATCCTCTCGCTTGGTGTTGGGCCGGTTGGACTCGATGCTT is a window encoding:
- a CDS encoding 4Fe-4S dicluster domain-containing protein, translating into MEYTSTIRATDAKAIESLSAPCVHCGFCLAACPTYAVTGMENDSPRGRIWLLADAARRGELSSAMRIHIDRCIGCEACVPACPSGVRYDKLIDLARGVVNSNRSPVDKASRVGLTTAFAAAAKVAPLVGPSQALARRVTNVAGRSHLVRSALGRLGPIETVVKQASTIKPQASEPIETSMVANERGRVVLLAGCIGAVLFAGVNADTVRVLNAERISVIVPREQGCCGALASHAGRRRSARRHASALIAALDVGGVDAIVTNSAGCGAMMKDYGELLDGDPLAARFADQVVDVMEYLARFEPVGHYMTMDRSILYQEPCHLAFAQGIRQDPINVLARISGLEVEVVGGPNCCGAGGLYSIMQPDLARQVGEAKRDAILATGRDLMVSANPGCAIQLGSLLGDEVQVTHPISLMAEALGV
- a CDS encoding GNAT family N-acetyltransferase gives rise to the protein MSARLRVTVELGHVTPEVIELRARILRAGQDRSTAYFPGDEAPDALHALAWHDGEVVGVGSLIPEAYEHQMARRLRGMAVEGSYRGLGVGSAILEVLLGLDPGSEPDATRRNRVELVWCLARVRARSLYERYGFVVVGDEFVIEPIGPHVRMVRQPR